In one window of Syngnathus scovelli strain Florida chromosome 20, RoL_Ssco_1.2, whole genome shotgun sequence DNA:
- the kcnk2b gene encoding potassium channel subfamily K member 2b: protein MAAPDLLDPKSATHNAKPRLSFSAKPAALTCAEEDELAGGRATVMRWKTVSAIFFLVVLYLVIGATVFRELEQPFESSRKMAILADKLEFLALHGCVNSSELEDLVKQVVSAVRAGVNPSGDSCNQSSLWDLSSAFFFAGTVITTIGFGNTSPHTEGGRIFCIIYALMGIPLFGFLLAGVGDQLGTIFGKGIAKVEKMIVKWQVSQTKIRVISTLLFILFGCLIFVALPAVIFKHIEGWSALESIYFVVITLTTIGFGDFVAGEKGGSESPEYLKYYKPVVWFWILVGLAYFAAVLSMISDWFRVISKKTKEEVGEFRAHAAEWTANVSAEFKETRRRLSVDIYDRFQRAASIKRKLSSELGINASAGQEMTPGKRTLSVNLGEDREAYGNLTLALAPSPGALSRNGSLFLNGLSPDFAQRLEVALVEKPK from the exons A TGGCCGCACCTGATCTCCTTGACCCCAAGTCTGCCACGCACAACGCCAAGCCCCGCCTGTCGTTCTCGGCCAAGCCGGCGGCGCTGACGTGCGCCGAGGaggacgagctcgccggcggccgcGCCACCGTCATGCGCTGGAAGACCGTGTCGGCCATCTTCTTCCTGGTGGTGCTCTACCTGGTGATCGGCGCCACCGTCTTCCGCGAACTGGAGCAGCCCTTCGAGAGCTCCCGGAAGATGGCCATCCTGGCCGACAAGCTGGAGTTCTTGGCCCTCCACGGCTGCGTCAACTCCTCCGAGCTGGAGGATCTGGTCAAG CAAGTGGTTTCCGCCGTTCGAGCGGGTGTGAATCCGTCGGGAGACTCGTGCAACCAGAGCAGCCTGTGGGACCTCAGCTCCGCCTTCTTCTTTGCCGGCACCGTCATCACCACCATCG GGTTCGGCAACACCTCTCCCCACACGGAAGGCGGACGGATATTCTGCATCATCTACGCTCTGATGGGGATCCCCCTCTTCGGCTTCCTGTTGGCCGGCGTGGGCGACCAGCTGGGCACCATTTTTGGCAAGGGAATCGCCAAAGTGGAGAAGATGATCGTG AAGTGGCAAGTCAGCCAGACCAAGATCCGCGTCATCTCCACCTTGCTCTTCATCCTGTTCGGCTGCCTCATCTTCGTGGCGCTGCCGGCCGTCATCTTCAAGCACATCGAGGGCTGGAGCGCGCTGGAGTCCATCTACTTTGTGGTCATCACGCTCACCACCATCGGATTCGGAGACTTTGTCGCCGGGGAAAAAG GAGGTTCCGAGAGTCCGGAGTACCTCAAGTATTACAAGCCGGTGGTGTGGTTCTGGATCCTGGTGGGTCTGGCGTACTTTGCCGCCGTGCTCAGCATGATCAGCGACTGGTTCCGCGTCATCTCCAAGAAAACCAAGGAGGAG GTGGGCGAGTTCCGGGCCCACGCCGCCGAGTGGACGGCCAACGTGTCGGCCGAGTTCAAGGAAACCCGGCGGCGGCTGAGCGTGGACATCTACGACCGGTTCCAGCGCGCCGCCTCCATCAAGCGCAAACTGTCCTCGGAGCTGGGCATCAACGCCTCGGCCGGCCAGGAAATGACGCCCGGCAAACGGACGCTGTCGGTCAACCTGGGCGAGGATCGCGAGGCTTACGGCAACCTGACGCTGGCGCTGGCACCCAGCCCGGGAGCCCTGAGCAGAAACGGCAGCCTCTTCCTCAACGGGCTCAGCCCGGACTTTGCCCAGCGGCTGGAGGTGGCCCTGGTGGAAAAGCCCAAATGA